In Methylomonas sp. ZR1, one DNA window encodes the following:
- a CDS encoding FmdB family zinc ribbon protein, whose translation MPIYEYQCNACGHEHEALQKLGAEPLIVCPACNEAELKKKISAAGFRLKGGGWYETDFKSGNKKNVAGESKAPEKASNCSGCPNHNH comes from the coding sequence ATGCCTATTTACGAATACCAATGCAATGCTTGCGGACATGAACACGAAGCCCTGCAAAAACTGGGTGCAGAGCCCTTAATCGTTTGCCCGGCCTGCAATGAAGCGGAATTAAAAAAGAAAATTTCCGCAGCGGGATTTCGTTTGAAAGGCGGCGGCTGGTACGAAACCGATTTTAAAAGCGGCAACAAGAAAAACGTCGCCGGCGAAAGCAAAGCCCCGGAAAAAGCCAGCAATTGCAGCGGCTGCCCGAACCATAACCATTAG
- the aspS gene encoding aspartate--tRNA ligase: MRSHKCGELNTQHLGQTVALCGWVHRRRDHGGVIFIDLRDRAGLVQVVFDPDMAESFAIAEHVRSEYVLRIEGIVRDRPEGTHNPNMSTGQIEILGKHIEVLNEAETPPFPLESDIEVNEETRLRFRYIDLRRTAMQQKMKVRRDVTRNLRQYLDDHEFFEIETPYLTKATPEGARDYIVPSRTHQNSFFALPQSPQLYKQLLMIAGMDRYYQVVRCFRDEDLRADRQPEFTQLDIETSFMNEQEIMAVMEEMIRRLFKDIIEVDLGDQFPVMSYAEAMNRYGSDRPDLRIPLELVDIAEEMKGVDFKVFSGPANDPNGRVVAMKLPEGGDLSRSVIDELTKFVGIYGAKGLAYIKVNDLAAGVEGLQSPIVKFAPADVWAKVMAKVGAQNGDLIFFGADKAGIVNEAMGALRVKLGLDRNLLTGPWKPLWVVDFPMFAWDEKAQRYTAIHHPFTAPSCSVEELIANPGTALSRAYDLVLNGTEVGGGSIRINRTAMQQTVFDILGIGHEEAREKFGFLLDALKYGAPPHGGIAFGLDRLVMLMTGASSIRDVIAFPKTQTAACPLFNAPALVSEEQLKELGIRLRTPAGKTEKQD, from the coding sequence ATGCGTAGCCACAAGTGTGGAGAATTGAACACCCAACATCTAGGTCAAACCGTTGCCCTGTGCGGCTGGGTTCATCGTCGCCGTGACCACGGCGGCGTTATTTTTATCGACTTGAGAGACCGCGCCGGCTTGGTGCAAGTGGTGTTCGATCCCGATATGGCCGAAAGCTTTGCGATTGCCGAGCATGTGCGCAGCGAATACGTGCTGCGTATCGAAGGTATCGTCCGCGACCGACCTGAAGGCACGCATAATCCCAATATGTCCACGGGCCAAATCGAAATTCTGGGCAAACATATCGAAGTGTTGAACGAAGCGGAAACCCCGCCGTTCCCGCTGGAAAGCGACATCGAAGTCAACGAAGAAACCCGCCTGCGTTTCCGTTACATCGACTTGCGCCGCACCGCGATGCAGCAAAAAATGAAAGTGCGCCGCGACGTGACCCGCAATCTGCGTCAATACCTGGACGATCACGAATTTTTCGAAATCGAAACGCCGTATCTGACCAAGGCTACGCCGGAAGGCGCGCGCGATTACATCGTACCCAGCCGTACCCACCAAAATTCGTTTTTTGCCTTGCCGCAATCACCGCAGCTTTACAAACAGCTGCTGATGATTGCCGGCATGGACCGCTATTACCAAGTGGTACGCTGCTTCCGCGACGAAGATTTGCGGGCTGATCGCCAGCCGGAATTTACCCAGCTGGATATCGAAACCTCGTTCATGAACGAACAAGAGATCATGGCGGTAATGGAAGAAATGATCCGCCGCTTGTTCAAGGACATTATCGAAGTGGATTTGGGCGACCAATTCCCGGTCATGAGTTATGCCGAAGCCATGAATCGTTACGGTTCGGACCGTCCGGATCTGCGTATCCCGCTGGAACTGGTAGACATTGCCGAGGAAATGAAAGGCGTGGATTTCAAAGTCTTCTCCGGCCCCGCCAACGATCCAAACGGCCGCGTCGTGGCCATGAAATTGCCGGAAGGCGGCGACTTGAGCCGCAGCGTGATCGACGAACTCACCAAATTTGTCGGCATTTACGGCGCAAAAGGCTTGGCTTATATCAAAGTCAACGACTTGGCGGCCGGCGTCGAAGGCTTGCAGTCGCCTATCGTCAAATTCGCTCCGGCTGATGTCTGGGCCAAAGTCATGGCGAAAGTGGGCGCTCAAAACGGCGACCTGATTTTCTTTGGTGCCGACAAAGCCGGCATCGTCAACGAAGCCATGGGCGCTCTGCGCGTTAAGCTCGGCCTGGATCGCAACTTGTTGACCGGCCCCTGGAAACCGCTTTGGGTCGTGGACTTCCCGATGTTCGCCTGGGACGAAAAAGCCCAACGCTACACCGCAATTCACCATCCGTTTACCGCACCGAGCTGCTCGGTGGAAGAATTGATCGCCAACCCCGGCACCGCGCTGTCTCGCGCTTATGACCTGGTGTTGAACGGCACCGAAGTCGGCGGCGGCTCGATCCGGATCAACCGCACTGCGATGCAACAAACCGTATTCGACATTCTGGGTATCGGCCACGAAGAAGCCCGCGAAAAATTCGGCTTCCTGCTGGATGCCTTGAAATACGGCGCGCCTCCGCATGGCGGTATCGCCTTTGGTTTGGACCGCTTGGTGATGTTAATGACCGGCGCCAGTTCGATCCGCGACGTCATAGCGTTCCCGAAAACCCAGACTGCCGCTTGCCCATTATTCAATGCGCCAGCATTGGTCAGCGAAGAACAATTGAAAGAATTGGGTATCAGACTGCGTACCCCAGCCGGCAAAACCGAAAAACAGGATTAA
- the epmA gene encoding EF-P lysine aminoacylase EpmA gives MTVSWQPSCPLVHLRTRAQMLAAIRRFFEARDVLEVETPLLCPATGTDPQLDFFSSQFNFPPSQPTLFLQTSPEFAMKRLLAAGSGSIYQICKAFRNGEAGRYHNPEFTILEWYRVGYDLRQLMAEVAELLLQLLQPFHAALSTKQISYQQLFLHATGLDPLEFCSSDYEAYAAANALPEAVDLCGDDHALWLDFIFSHCVQRAMDKDTIYLLHSYPAIQSSLARLHADDSRLSERFEVFINGVELGNGFYELADPVEQEARFDKEIAYRLSHDLPVVSKDEAFLQALKFGLPDCSGVAIGLDRLLMIALGSESISDVLAFPVRV, from the coding sequence GTGACGGTGAGCTGGCAGCCGAGCTGCCCACTGGTGCATTTGCGCACTCGCGCGCAAATGCTGGCGGCGATACGGCGTTTTTTCGAGGCACGGGATGTGTTGGAAGTCGAGACGCCGCTATTGTGCCCAGCCACCGGTACCGATCCGCAGCTGGATTTTTTCAGCAGCCAGTTTAACTTCCCCCCCAGCCAGCCCACCCTGTTTCTGCAAACCTCGCCTGAGTTCGCGATGAAACGGCTGTTGGCCGCTGGTAGCGGCAGTATTTATCAGATCTGCAAGGCCTTTAGGAACGGCGAAGCCGGGCGCTACCACAATCCGGAATTCACGATTTTGGAATGGTATCGGGTCGGCTACGATTTGCGGCAATTGATGGCGGAAGTCGCCGAATTATTGTTGCAGTTGTTGCAACCTTTTCATGCCGCATTGTCAACCAAACAAATCAGCTACCAACAACTATTTTTGCACGCCACCGGCTTGGATCCCTTGGAATTTTGCAGCAGCGATTATGAGGCTTATGCGGCTGCGAATGCGCTTCCGGAGGCTGTCGACCTATGCGGCGACGATCATGCCTTGTGGCTGGATTTTATTTTTAGCCATTGTGTCCAGCGGGCGATGGATAAAGATACGATTTATTTGCTGCATAGCTATCCGGCGATACAGTCTTCGTTGGCGCGTCTGCATGCCGATGACTCTCGGCTCAGTGAGCGTTTTGAAGTGTTCATCAACGGTGTGGAGTTGGGCAACGGCTTTTATGAGCTGGCCGATCCTGTTGAACAGGAGGCACGTTTTGATAAGGAAATTGCTTATCGGCTAAGCCATGACTTGCCGGTAGTTAGCAAAGATGAAGCATTTTTGCAGGCATTGAAATTCGGTTTGCCGGATTGCAGCGGGGTAGCAATTGGTTTGGATCGGCTGCTGATGATTGCTCTGGGCAGCGAGTCTATCAGTGATGTGCTGGCTTTTCCGGTCCGCGTTTGA
- the efp gene encoding elongation factor P, giving the protein MATFSTNEFKGGLKIMLDNDPCSIIENEFVKPGKGQAFNRVRIRNLKTGRVIERTFKSGDTVEGADVVDKEMQYLYSDGEFWHFMVPDTFEQYQADKNAVSDAIKWLKEQDICTMTLWNDSPLSVTPPNFVELAITETDPGLKGDTSGGGGKPATLESGAVVRVPLFVQIGEVIKVDTRTGEYVSRVKE; this is encoded by the coding sequence ATGGCGACTTTTAGCACCAACGAGTTCAAGGGCGGTTTGAAAATCATGCTGGACAACGACCCTTGTTCGATTATCGAAAACGAGTTTGTGAAGCCGGGTAAGGGGCAGGCGTTCAATCGGGTCAGGATCAGAAATCTGAAAACCGGCCGCGTCATCGAACGTACCTTTAAATCCGGCGATACCGTCGAAGGTGCGGACGTCGTTGATAAAGAAATGCAGTATCTGTATAGCGATGGCGAATTCTGGCATTTCATGGTGCCCGATACGTTTGAGCAGTACCAAGCCGATAAAAATGCGGTGTCCGATGCCATTAAATGGCTGAAAGAGCAAGATATTTGCACGATGACCTTGTGGAACGACTCACCGTTATCGGTTACCCCGCCCAATTTCGTAGAATTGGCCATCACCGAAACCGATCCCGGTCTGAAGGGCGATACATCCGGCGGTGGCGGTAAACCGGCAACCCTGGAATCCGGTGCCGTGGTGCGCGTACCCTTGTTTGTGCAAATCGGCGAAGTCATTAAAGTCGATACCCGAACCGGCGAATACGTCTCCCGCGTCAAAGAGTGA
- the epmB gene encoding EF-P beta-lysylation protein EpmB yields MNTQTAGWQQALADAFTSVEALCDYLNISTDSVALLPDFKAFPLRVPRGFADCMRRGDPNDPLLRQVLPTQHELIDYPGYSLDPVGDLGAVAEAGIIHKYHGRVLLISTGACAVHCRYCFRRNFPYAELQLSTQKIQQALSYIISHPEISEVILSGGDPLLLNDEKLGQLLARLGEIEHIKRIRIHSRVPIVLPMRITQPLLNSFSSLSQQVVMVFHANHANELSAAVGAICGDLRRHGITLLNQSVLLKGVNDAGRTLCELSEKLFDLGILPYYLHVLDHASGTGHFEVSEIAARQLLEDMQSHLPGYLVPKLVKEQAGAAYKIPIC; encoded by the coding sequence TTGAACACCCAAACCGCCGGCTGGCAACAGGCGCTGGCCGACGCATTTACCAGCGTCGAGGCCCTTTGTGACTATTTGAATATTTCAACAGACAGCGTGGCATTGCTGCCGGATTTCAAAGCCTTTCCGCTCCGTGTGCCGCGCGGCTTTGCTGATTGCATGCGCCGCGGCGATCCAAATGACCCCTTGCTGAGACAAGTGCTGCCGACTCAGCACGAACTGATCGACTATCCCGGCTACAGCCTTGATCCGGTAGGCGACCTCGGTGCGGTCGCCGAAGCAGGTATCATTCATAAGTATCATGGCCGGGTATTGTTGATCAGCACCGGCGCTTGCGCAGTGCACTGCCGGTATTGTTTTCGGCGCAATTTCCCTTATGCGGAATTGCAGTTGTCGACGCAAAAAATTCAACAAGCGCTTAGCTACATCATCAGCCATCCGGAAATCAGCGAAGTCATCCTCAGTGGCGGCGACCCCTTGCTGCTAAATGACGAAAAACTCGGCCAGCTGTTGGCGCGGTTAGGTGAGATTGAACATATCAAACGTATTCGCATTCATAGCCGAGTGCCCATCGTGTTACCAATGCGCATCACCCAACCACTGCTCAACTCTTTCTCCAGCCTGTCGCAACAAGTTGTGATGGTATTTCACGCCAATCATGCGAATGAGCTGAGTGCTGCCGTTGGAGCTATTTGCGGCGATTTACGCCGCCACGGCATCACTTTATTGAACCAAAGCGTTCTGCTAAAGGGAGTTAACGATGCCGGCCGCACTCTCTGCGAACTGAGCGAAAAGCTATTTGATCTGGGGATTTTGCCTTACTACCTGCATGTATTGGATCACGCCAGCGGCACCGGTCATTTTGAAGTATCCGAAATCGCCGCCCGACAATTGCTCGAAGATATGCAAAGCCATCTACCCGGTTATCTGGTTCCCAAGCTGGTTAAAGAACAGGCCGGAGCAGCC